The following proteins come from a genomic window of Sorex araneus isolate mSorAra2 chromosome 1, mSorAra2.pri, whole genome shotgun sequence:
- the MRPS33 gene encoding 28S ribosomal protein S33, mitochondrial: MWERAGGGPSGSGRVGEEGDRSRCLLPAAPEMSSLSEYALRMSRLSARLFGEVARPTDTKSMKVVKLFSEQPLAKRKETYDWYPNHNTYFALMGTLRFLGLYRDEHQDFNDEQLRLKKLRGKGKPRKGEGKRATKKK; this comes from the exons ATGTGggagcgggctgggggcgggcctTCCGGGAGCGGGCGCGTGGGAGAGGAAGGTGACCGCTCG CGGTGCCTGCTCCCTGCGGCCCCAGAAATGTCGTCACTGTCAGAATATGCCTTGCGCATGAGCCGGCTGAGTGCCCGGCTGTTCGGTGAGGTCGCCCGGCCCACGGACACCAAGTCCATGAAGGTGGTGAAGCTGTTCAGCGAGCAGCCCTTGGCCAAGAGGAAGGAGACTTACGACTGGTACCCCAACCACAACACGTACTTTGCGCTCATGGGCACGCTGCGCTTTTTGGGCCTCTACAG AGACGAGCACCAGGACTTTAACGACGAGCAGCTGCGCCTAAAGAAGCTTCGTGGAAAGGGGAAACcgaggaaaggagaagggaaaagagcCACCAAAAAGAAATAG